The following DNA comes from Novipirellula caenicola.
TGCTTCTATTTTTAAGCGGTATGTTATCGAGCGGGTGTGATTTTGCCCAGCACCATACTCGCATTCCGCATTGGGGTCCGCAGCGTTGGGTTCGGACCGTCGTTTCGCAACGTCAGTCTGGTTAACGCATTGGGGTTAACTTCTTACTCACTTACCGAGTCTCACGAAGGGTTGCCGCCTTGCCAGGTTAGGGCGACGGCTTGGTTTTGCCCTTGGGCTTGGCCGGGACCTTCGCGTTGTACTCGGTCATGGTTTGCGTAATCCCGTTGGTTGCCCAGTCCATTGCGGCATGGGCAGCTCGGGTTGTCGCTTCATCGATCGTTTGCTGTTCGCTTTTGTTGAACTTGCCCAACACATGATCGACCACTTCCCATCCTTCGGGAGGCCGGTCGATGCCGATCTTCAGTCGTGGAAACGACTCCGATCCAAGGTGCCGGATGATGTCCGCCAACCCCTTCTGGCCTCCTGATGACCCCGAGGCTTTCAGCCTCAGTCGCCCGCAGGGAAGATCCAAATCGTCGCAGATCACTACGATTTCTTCGGGG
Coding sequences within:
- the pth gene encoding aminoacyl-tRNA hydrolase — its product is MKLIVGLGNPGRKYEQTRHNVGFMAADKIAALISASPSKVRFEGLWAEGNHRGEKLAILWPQTFMNASGKSVRQAIDFFKLPPEEIVVICDDLDLPCGRLRLKASGSSGGQKGLADIIRHLGSESFPRLKIGIDRPPEGWEVVDHVLGKFNKSEQQTIDEATTRAAHAAMDWATNGITQTMTEYNAKVPAKPKGKTKPSP